The proteins below come from a single Erythrobacter sp. SG61-1L genomic window:
- a CDS encoding VWA domain-containing protein yields the protein MTMKFHHSIRHALFAGAVSAAMLGAFAAPAFAQEEQDQEDVELYAPIIVTGTLRQGGAQDIRHFREISFDGGNEFMPPLGSLTMEGLLGEHDLTLPRSGECRQTFCLVGHAMKAELALRPQDAWFVGLDFDSNIDAESWKAAPLSLVAVVDRSGSMEGAPIAKVKEALRSVVSQMGEGDRFGIVLYGSATNVHLPVMDVAGHRGDILKAIDSIQIDGATYLEAGLKLGYQTAYAELPQSKGKTRLMLFTDENPNVGNTSAEGFMAQASAGSARGVGLTTIGVGVHYDGALAARVSSAPGGNLFFIEQDRRADELFDKEFRNMTSEVAQNIAISMTPPEGYAITGVFGVPDGLMTQAQDGTVSVTIGTAFLSTNGGGIYATLGRDSTRSHLPLAPLDPGSPLLDVTLAYVDAITGKEGGDRLTVTQPEGPAPARLDAAMALVDEYVSLTQALDQYHVRNDKKGAFATLDGLGSRLSAGGHEGFGNEEELIGSLRDRMAYLAGYSGEVPAELRPLELVGRWKVTYFKGVSDVRRGDVIEITNDNGFITYPGGNDEGDEIWQSYQVNARQLYIPSGDLLFQYRRNGDRLTLRSRDGEAEIAMRID from the coding sequence AGGATATCCGGCATTTCCGCGAAATATCCTTCGATGGCGGCAATGAATTCATGCCCCCGCTGGGCAGCCTCACCATGGAAGGCCTGTTGGGCGAACATGACCTGACCCTGCCGCGTAGCGGGGAATGCCGCCAGACTTTCTGCCTCGTAGGCCATGCAATGAAGGCTGAGCTGGCGCTGCGCCCGCAGGATGCGTGGTTCGTGGGGCTGGATTTCGATTCCAATATCGACGCCGAAAGCTGGAAGGCCGCGCCGCTCAGCCTCGTCGCAGTGGTGGACCGTTCAGGATCGATGGAAGGGGCGCCCATCGCCAAGGTGAAGGAGGCACTGCGCTCGGTCGTCTCGCAAATGGGTGAGGGGGATCGCTTCGGGATCGTGCTGTATGGCTCTGCCACCAATGTTCACCTGCCGGTGATGGATGTGGCAGGCCATCGCGGCGACATTCTGAAGGCAATCGATTCCATCCAGATCGATGGGGCGACCTATCTCGAGGCCGGGCTGAAGCTGGGCTACCAGACAGCCTATGCCGAATTGCCGCAGAGCAAGGGCAAGACCCGGCTGATGCTGTTCACGGACGAGAACCCCAATGTCGGCAATACCAGCGCGGAAGGCTTCATGGCTCAGGCCAGTGCGGGTTCCGCGCGCGGGGTAGGGCTGACCACGATCGGTGTGGGCGTGCATTACGATGGCGCATTGGCCGCCAGGGTTTCCAGCGCACCGGGGGGCAATCTGTTCTTCATTGAACAGGACCGCCGGGCAGATGAGCTGTTCGACAAGGAATTCCGCAACATGACCAGCGAGGTCGCGCAGAATATCGCGATCTCCATGACCCCGCCCGAAGGCTATGCGATCACTGGCGTGTTCGGGGTGCCCGATGGCCTGATGACACAGGCGCAGGACGGCACGGTGAGTGTGACGATCGGCACGGCCTTCCTCTCGACCAATGGCGGCGGAATCTACGCCACGCTCGGGCGGGATTCCACGCGCAGTCACTTGCCGCTGGCGCCGCTCGATCCGGGTAGCCCGCTGCTGGACGTCACGCTGGCCTATGTCGATGCGATTACCGGCAAGGAGGGCGGGGACCGGCTGACGGTGACGCAACCTGAGGGCCCGGCGCCAGCGCGGCTGGATGCCGCCATGGCGCTGGTGGACGAATATGTCTCGCTCACTCAGGCGCTCGATCAATATCATGTGCGCAATGACAAGAAGGGCGCCTTCGCCACGCTGGATGGGCTGGGCAGCCGCCTGTCCGCCGGCGGGCATGAGGGCTTCGGCAATGAAGAGGAACTGATCGGCAGCCTGCGTGACCGGATGGCCTATCTGGCTGGTTATAGCGGCGAGGTGCCGGCAGAACTGCGCCCGCTGGAACTGGTGGGCCGGTGGAAGGTCACCTATTTCAAAGGCGTCAGCGATGTGCGGCGCGGCGACGTGATCGAGATCACGAATGATAATGGCTTCATTACCTATCCCGGCGGGAATGATGAAGGTGACGAGATCTGGCAATCCTACCAGGTCAATGCGCGCCAGCTCTACATTCCCAGCGGGGATCTTCTCTTCCAGTATCGTCGCAACGGGGATCGCCTGACCCTGCGTTCCCGCGACGGGGAAGCGGAGATCGCCATGCGGATCGACTGA
- a CDS encoding rhomboid family intramembrane serine protease — MVTAFVLHLPRGTVMYEWAISAQILRAGYWQNVLLHMFAHAGFMHIAFNCLALASLSPHVAFRLGSGPGGWLRYIALFICCGLAGLAMFLAIHPNGTIPMLGASGAIFGFAGFLVRYPPGAPGTMPLLTRETGRALADFVKTNLFLIAILTLPALLAGQSGGVAWEGHLGGFLFGLLAAPAFVPRHAR, encoded by the coding sequence ATGGTGACGGCCTTCGTGCTTCACCTGCCCCGCGGCACGGTGATGTACGAATGGGCCATATCCGCCCAAATTCTGCGCGCGGGTTATTGGCAGAACGTGCTGCTGCACATGTTCGCCCATGCGGGCTTCATGCATATCGCCTTCAACTGCCTCGCGCTGGCCAGCCTGTCGCCGCACGTGGCCTTTCGCCTTGGGAGCGGGCCGGGCGGATGGCTGCGATATATCGCCCTGTTCATCTGCTGCGGTCTTGCCGGGCTGGCGATGTTCCTGGCGATCCATCCCAATGGCACCATCCCGATGCTTGGCGCATCAGGTGCGATCTTCGGTTTCGCCGGCTTCCTCGTGCGCTATCCGCCCGGCGCGCCCGGCACCATGCCGCTGCTCACGCGAGAAACGGGCCGCGCACTGGCCGATTTCGTGAAGACCAACCTGTTCCTGATCGCGATCCTCACCCTTCCCGCCCTGCTGGCGGGCCAATCGGGTGGCGTGGCGTGGGAGGGCCATCTGGGCGGCTTCCTGTTCGGATTGCTCGCCGCCCCGGCCTTCGTCCCGCGCCACGCGCGCTGA
- the ilvN gene encoding acetolactate synthase small subunit: MKIQQRASERHVLTIIVDNEAGILAKIAGLFTARGYNIDSLTVADITENHAVSRITIVTNGPPAVIDQIHAQLERLVPVHKVIDLSEEGPHIERELALIKVAGKGENRVEALRLADVFRANVVDTTTQSFIFELTGTPDKIDSFVTLMRELGLVEVGRTGVIGMMRGPEGS, from the coding sequence ATGAAGATTCAGCAGCGAGCATCCGAACGCCACGTGCTCACCATCATCGTCGACAACGAAGCGGGGATTCTTGCCAAGATTGCCGGCCTGTTCACCGCGCGTGGCTATAATATCGATAGCCTGACCGTGGCGGACATCACCGAGAACCACGCGGTCAGCCGCATCACCATCGTCACCAACGGGCCGCCGGCCGTGATCGACCAGATCCACGCCCAGCTTGAACGTCTGGTGCCGGTGCACAAGGTGATCGACCTGAGCGAGGAAGGCCCCCATATCGAGCGCGAACTGGCGCTTATCAAGGTGGCCGGCAAGGGTGAGAACCGGGTCGAAGCCCTGCGTCTGGCCGATGTGTTCCGCGCCAATGTGGTCGACACCACAACGCAGAGCTTCATCTTCGAACTCACCGGCACGCCGGACAAGATCGACAGCTTCGTCACGCTGATGCGCGAATTGGGGCTGGTCGAAGTCGGCCGTACCGGCGTGATCGGCATGATGCGCGGGCCCGAGGGTTCCTGA
- the leuA gene encoding 2-isopropylmalate synthase, which produces MAMLKTPGEKYRPFPQVPITDRQWPSRTITKAPRWLSTDLRDGNQSIIDPMDAVKKNRFFDTLVEVGLKEIEVGFPAAGKTEFDFIQGLVRSGKIPQDVMIQVLTQSREDLIRTSFDSLEGVHAAIVHLYNAVSPAWRDIVFRMSKAEVKEIAIKGAKILRDEAAKRPGTDWYFEYSPETFSTAELDFSLEVCEAVMDVLQPTADHQLILNLPATVEAATPNVYADQIEYFCRNIPRRETVAISLHTHNDRGTGVAAAELGLMAGADRVEGCLFGNGERTGNCCLVTVGLNMYTQGVDPELDFSDIDSIIETVEYCNQIPVHQRHPYGGELVFTAFSGSHQDAIKKGFEAQTKRNDQLWQVPYLPIDPADLGRNYEAVIRVNSQSGKGGFAWVLEQDQGLKLPKKLQADFSKHVQRIADELGRELNAADIWQVFRESYFIKVDKRRYRLVDFEENRAQDGTRVFVGTVEVDGKAQSVSGRGKGLISSVLATLKETFGLEMEVLDYTEHALGQGTDAQAAAYVECALPDGRTVWGVGIDEDVASASVRAILSAANGAARDA; this is translated from the coding sequence ATGGCGATGCTCAAAACCCCCGGCGAGAAATACCGGCCCTTCCCTCAGGTTCCGATCACGGACCGGCAATGGCCTTCGCGCACGATCACCAAGGCTCCGCGCTGGCTCTCTACCGATCTGCGCGACGGCAACCAGTCGATCATCGATCCGATGGATGCGGTGAAGAAGAACCGCTTCTTCGATACGCTGGTGGAAGTGGGCCTGAAGGAAATCGAAGTTGGCTTCCCCGCCGCGGGCAAGACCGAGTTCGACTTCATCCAGGGGCTGGTCCGTTCGGGCAAGATTCCGCAGGACGTGATGATCCAGGTGCTGACCCAGTCGCGCGAGGATCTGATCCGCACCAGCTTCGACAGTCTGGAAGGCGTGCACGCGGCTATCGTCCATCTGTATAACGCTGTGTCCCCGGCATGGCGCGACATCGTGTTCCGCATGAGCAAGGCCGAAGTGAAGGAAATCGCCATCAAGGGGGCGAAGATCCTGCGCGACGAGGCTGCCAAGCGCCCCGGGACTGACTGGTATTTCGAATATTCGCCCGAGACTTTCTCAACCGCCGAGCTGGATTTCAGCCTGGAGGTTTGCGAGGCGGTAATGGACGTGCTGCAGCCGACGGCGGATCATCAGCTGATCCTGAACCTGCCGGCCACGGTGGAGGCGGCAACCCCCAACGTCTATGCCGACCAGATCGAATATTTCTGCCGCAACATCCCCCGGCGGGAAACGGTGGCAATCAGCCTGCACACCCATAATGATCGGGGCACCGGCGTGGCCGCGGCCGAACTGGGCCTGATGGCCGGTGCGGACCGTGTGGAAGGCTGCCTGTTCGGCAATGGCGAACGCACCGGCAATTGCTGCCTGGTGACTGTCGGCCTCAACATGTACACGCAAGGAGTTGATCCGGAACTGGATTTCTCCGACATCGATTCCATCATCGAGACGGTAGAATATTGCAACCAGATCCCGGTCCACCAGCGCCACCCCTATGGCGGCGAACTGGTGTTCACCGCCTTTTCCGGCAGCCATCAGGACGCGATCAAGAAGGGCTTCGAAGCCCAGACCAAGCGCAACGACCAGCTGTGGCAGGTGCCCTACCTGCCGATCGACCCCGCCGATCTGGGCCGCAATTACGAAGCCGTGATCCGCGTGAACTCGCAGAGCGGCAAGGGCGGCTTCGCCTGGGTGCTGGAACAGGATCAGGGCCTGAAATTGCCCAAGAAGCTGCAGGCGGACTTTTCGAAGCACGTCCAGCGCATTGCCGACGAGCTGGGCCGCGAACTGAATGCTGCCGACATCTGGCAGGTCTTCCGCGAGAGCTATTTCATCAAGGTCGACAAGCGCCGCTATCGCCTTGTCGATTTCGAGGAAAACCGCGCACAGGACGGCACTCGCGTATTCGTGGGCACGGTAGAAGTAGACGGCAAGGCACAGAGCGTTTCCGGGCGCGGCAAGGGCCTGATTTCTTCCGTGCTGGCGACGCTGAAGGAAACCTTCGGCCTCGAAATGGAAGTGCTCGATTATACCGAGCACGCGCTGGGTCAGGGAACCGACGCACAGGCTGCCGCCTATGTCGAATGCGCCCTGCCCGATGGCCGCACCGTATGGGGCGTGGGCATTGACGAGGACGTGGCCTCCGCCAGTGTCCGCGCGATCCTCTCCGCCGCGAACGGCGCCGCGCGCGACGCCTGA
- the ilvC gene encoding ketol-acid reductoisomerase, with protein sequence MKVYYDADADLNLVTGKKIAILGYGSQGHAHAQNLRDSGVKEVAIALRPGSASAAKAEAAGFKVLSNKEAAEWADILMILAPDEHQAAIWENDLKGNMKKGAALAFAHGLNIHFGLIEAPSDIDVIMIAPKGPGHTVRGEYVKGGGVPCLIAVHQDASGNAHDIALAYASGVGGGRSGIIETNFKEECETDLFGEQAVLCGGITHLIQAGFETLVEAGYAPEMAYFECLHETKLIVDLLYEGGIANMRYSISNTAEYGDIVTGPRIITEETKWEMKKVLEDIQSGRFVKNFVLDNRAGQPELKASRKAAAAHPIEQTGARLRAMMPWIGANKLVDQTKN encoded by the coding sequence ATGAAAGTCTATTACGACGCCGATGCGGACCTGAACCTCGTCACTGGCAAGAAGATCGCCATCCTCGGCTATGGCAGCCAGGGCCATGCCCATGCGCAGAACCTGCGCGACAGCGGCGTGAAGGAAGTGGCCATTGCGCTGCGTCCCGGCTCGGCCTCGGCCGCAAAGGCCGAAGCAGCAGGCTTCAAGGTGCTGAGCAACAAGGAAGCGGCTGAATGGGCCGACATCCTGATGATCCTCGCGCCCGACGAACATCAGGCCGCGATCTGGGAAAACGACCTGAAGGGCAACATGAAGAAGGGCGCCGCCCTTGCCTTCGCCCACGGCCTGAACATCCACTTCGGCCTGATCGAAGCCCCGTCGGACATCGACGTGATCATGATCGCGCCCAAGGGCCCGGGCCACACCGTGCGCGGCGAATATGTGAAGGGCGGCGGCGTGCCGTGCCTCATCGCCGTCCATCAGGACGCCAGCGGCAATGCGCATGACATCGCCCTTGCCTACGCTTCGGGCGTCGGCGGCGGCCGCAGCGGCATCATCGAAACCAACTTCAAGGAAGAGTGCGAAACCGACCTGTTCGGCGAGCAGGCCGTGCTTTGCGGCGGCATCACTCACCTGATCCAGGCCGGTTTCGAAACGCTGGTGGAAGCTGGCTACGCCCCGGAAATGGCCTATTTCGAATGTCTCCACGAAACCAAGCTGATTGTGGACCTGCTGTATGAAGGCGGCATCGCCAACATGCGCTATTCGATCTCCAACACGGCCGAATATGGCGACATCGTCACCGGTCCGCGCATCATCACCGAAGAAACGAAGTGGGAAATGAAGAAGGTGCTGGAAGACATCCAGTCCGGCCGCTTCGTGAAGAACTTCGTGCTCGACAACCGCGCCGGCCAGCCCGAACTGAAGGCGAGCCGCAAGGCAGCTGCCGCTCACCCGATCGAGCAGACCGGCGCCCGCCTGCGCGCCATGATGCCCTGGATCGGCGCGAACAAGCTGGTCGACCAGACCAAGAACTGA
- a CDS encoding S9 family peptidase: protein MRLLLTATALVLSLQPLTALARPVAPEDQVKEITVAEPDLSPSGDAAVYTVIGSDVDADEPVSHIWLAPWDGSGPRQLTSRKGESESSPKFSPDGKQVGFLSSRNDEKEQSRLWLLPMAGGEAKPVDGIEGSVEDFAWSPDGKRLALIVADKPEEPKKTADGEEIPSPIVIDRYQFKSDGIGYLGKERSRLWLYDIATGKAQRMADGDYDEAFPAWSPDSTRVSFVSRRGPDAERSHDYNIYVARVDAPGVAPLQLTTYEGADADPDFGSYPVWSPDGSKIAYVRGGDPTLLWYAASDLAVVPSTGGEAVILTKGQDRNVYSPEWTADGKGLRFLLEDDGQMKLASIAASGGKVSIVSGGEFVLRSLSSTGSRTVVTYSTPTKPYELYALDAGKLRPLSSHNAEWMKGIDFADAKFTSYKSKDGTEVHGFVMVPVAAKPGEKLKTILHPHGGPAAQYDYGFDMWQQVFAGAGFAVLTPNPRGSTGRGTAYASGINAAWGSVDVEDDLAAVDDAVARGIADPDRLVVGGWSYGGMSTNYLVTSDHRFKAAMSGASIGNVLLGYGTDQYVVEYDVELGKPWENTDVWIRNSYPFLHADRITTPTMFMVGSADVNVPTWASEQMYQALKSRRVDTELVVYPDQTHGFTRPSYIVDRMERWLAWYAKYVK from the coding sequence ATGCGTCTGCTTCTCACCGCCACTGCGCTTGTCCTATCGCTCCAGCCGCTGACGGCGCTCGCCCGGCCGGTTGCGCCGGAAGATCAGGTCAAGGAAATCACGGTTGCCGAACCGGACCTTTCGCCGTCCGGCGATGCGGCGGTCTATACGGTGATCGGTTCCGATGTGGATGCGGATGAGCCTGTGTCGCACATCTGGCTCGCCCCGTGGGACGGCAGCGGCCCGCGCCAGCTGACCTCGCGCAAGGGGGAGAGCGAAAGCAGCCCGAAATTCAGCCCGGACGGCAAGCAGGTGGGCTTCCTCTCCTCGCGCAATGACGAGAAGGAACAGTCGCGCCTCTGGCTGCTGCCGATGGCTGGCGGTGAGGCCAAGCCGGTGGACGGGATAGAGGGATCGGTGGAGGATTTCGCCTGGTCGCCCGATGGCAAGCGGCTGGCGCTGATCGTGGCTGACAAGCCTGAAGAACCGAAGAAGACCGCCGATGGCGAGGAGATCCCGTCGCCCATCGTGATCGACCGCTATCAGTTCAAGTCCGACGGTATCGGCTATCTGGGCAAGGAGCGTTCGCGCCTGTGGTTGTATGACATCGCCACCGGCAAGGCCCAGCGCATGGCCGATGGCGATTATGACGAGGCGTTCCCGGCCTGGTCGCCCGATTCCACCCGCGTATCCTTCGTCTCACGCCGCGGGCCGGATGCAGAACGGTCGCACGATTACAACATCTATGTCGCCCGCGTGGATGCGCCGGGTGTCGCGCCGCTGCAGCTTACCACTTACGAAGGTGCGGATGCCGATCCCGATTTCGGTTCCTATCCCGTCTGGAGTCCGGACGGCTCCAAGATCGCCTATGTGCGCGGCGGCGATCCCACGCTGCTGTGGTATGCCGCCAGCGATCTGGCAGTCGTGCCTTCCACCGGCGGTGAAGCGGTGATCCTCACCAAGGGGCAGGATCGCAACGTCTACAGCCCGGAATGGACCGCCGACGGCAAGGGCCTGCGCTTCCTGCTGGAGGATGACGGCCAGATGAAGCTGGCGTCCATCGCGGCGAGCGGGGGCAAGGTCTCGATTGTCTCCGGTGGGGAATTCGTACTGCGCAGCCTCAGCTCCACCGGAAGCCGCACGGTCGTGACCTATTCCACGCCGACCAAGCCCTACGAGCTCTATGCGCTGGATGCAGGCAAGCTGCGTCCGCTCAGCAGCCACAATGCGGAATGGATGAAGGGGATCGACTTCGCAGATGCGAAGTTCACTTCCTACAAGAGCAAGGATGGCACCGAGGTTCACGGCTTCGTGATGGTGCCTGTCGCAGCCAAGCCCGGCGAGAAACTCAAGACCATCCTGCATCCCCATGGCGGCCCGGCCGCCCAGTATGATTACGGCTTCGACATGTGGCAGCAGGTGTTTGCGGGGGCGGGCTTTGCGGTGCTGACCCCCAATCCGCGCGGCAGCACCGGGCGGGGCACGGCCTATGCTTCGGGGATCAACGCCGCCTGGGGTTCTGTCGACGTGGAAGACGATCTGGCCGCCGTGGACGATGCCGTGGCCAGGGGCATTGCCGATCCTGACCGGCTGGTCGTAGGCGGCTGGTCCTATGGCGGCATGTCCACCAATTACCTCGTTACGTCGGATCACCGCTTCAAGGCGGCCATGTCGGGCGCATCCATCGGCAACGTCCTGCTCGGCTACGGCACGGATCAGTACGTGGTCGAATATGATGTGGAACTGGGCAAACCGTGGGAGAACACGGATGTCTGGATCAGGAATTCCTATCCCTTCCTCCATGCGGACCGGATCACTACGCCCACCATGTTCATGGTTGGATCGGCTGACGTGAATGTGCCGACCTGGGCGAGCGAGCAGATGTATCAGGCGCTCAAGTCACGCCGGGTGGATACCGAACTGGTTGTCTATCCCGATCAGACCCACGGGTTCACCCGGCCGAGCTACATAGTCGACCGGATGGAGCGCTGGCTGGCGTGGTACGCCAAATATGTGAAGTAA
- a CDS encoding YceI family protein produces MRKVQMGIAALTGAALLYVVGAQAQNGDLGGPGKADASLVTGGTYAADPGHTLVGWKVNHFGFSDYFGLFGNIKGTLTLDPKNVAASSVEMTIPVSKVTTANPGLTAHLLSAGKDGKAPDFFGAEAADATFKSTSVAPAGANKATITGDLTLNGVTKPVTINAEFTGAGANPFSKKETVGFKGTARIKRSEFNVNYAVPMVTDTVDLDIAAAFEKQ; encoded by the coding sequence ATGCGTAAAGTTCAGATGGGTATCGCGGCGCTCACCGGCGCGGCCCTGCTCTACGTCGTGGGCGCGCAGGCGCAGAACGGCGATCTCGGCGGGCCTGGCAAAGCCGATGCTTCTCTCGTCACTGGCGGCACCTACGCGGCCGATCCGGGCCACACTCTAGTCGGGTGGAAGGTGAATCACTTCGGATTCTCCGACTATTTCGGCCTGTTCGGCAACATCAAGGGCACGCTGACCCTCGATCCCAAGAACGTCGCTGCCAGCTCGGTTGAGATGACGATCCCGGTATCCAAGGTCACCACCGCCAATCCGGGCCTGACCGCGCACCTGCTGTCGGCCGGCAAGGACGGCAAGGCTCCCGATTTCTTCGGCGCCGAAGCGGCAGACGCCACCTTCAAGTCGACTTCGGTTGCTCCTGCCGGGGCAAACAAGGCCACCATCACTGGCGATCTCACCCTCAATGGCGTGACCAAGCCGGTGACGATCAATGCCGAATTCACCGGCGCCGGCGCCAACCCCTTCAGCAAGAAGGAAACCGTCGGCTTCAAGGGCACCGCACGCATCAAGCGTTCGGAATTCAACGTGAATTATGCCGTTCCGATGGTGACCGATACGGTCGATCTGGACATCGCGGCCGCTTTCGAAAAGCAGTAA
- a CDS encoding carotenoid oxygenase family protein gives MTHFPDNPGFTGTLRPLRLQGDILDMEVEGEIPAELNGAFHRVHPDNQFAPMFDDDQFFNGDGMVSMFRVHDGKVDFRQRYAHTDKWKLENKAGRSLFGHYRNHLTDDPSVAGQIRGTANTNVMVHAGKLYAMKEDSPCLIMDPNSLDSFGYTDFGGRLEAKTFCAHPKIDPVTGNMCAFSYMSKGPMTYDMSYFEISPEGELLFEIPFENKYLCMMHDFGITQDYAVWNVMPCITNMERLEKRMPYFGFDHSLPTWLAVLPRKPGATAKDLRWFKAPANCFTGHVMNAFNDGTKVYFDLPIAAKNSFPFFPDVTGAPFDPIGGLSYLTRWTVDLSSNGEEFEQVEQMTSIADEFPRIDDRYAGQAYRHGWMIAFDPHARYEGPPGPFVGALNTLCHIDLSTGDTKSWWPGPTSGIQEPCFIPKSANAPEGEGYIVALVDDHVANYSDLCFFDAQRIDQGPIARAKLPVKIRQGLHGNWSTAKQLGVA, from the coding sequence ATGACTCACTTCCCAGACAATCCGGGCTTCACCGGAACGCTTCGCCCCTTGCGCCTGCAGGGTGACATTCTCGACATGGAAGTCGAAGGCGAAATTCCGGCGGAACTGAACGGGGCGTTCCACCGCGTTCACCCGGATAACCAGTTCGCGCCAATGTTCGATGACGATCAGTTCTTCAATGGCGACGGCATGGTCAGCATGTTCCGAGTGCATGACGGCAAGGTCGATTTCCGCCAGCGCTATGCCCATACGGACAAGTGGAAGCTGGAGAACAAGGCCGGGCGCTCGCTCTTCGGCCATTACCGCAATCATTTGACCGACGATCCTTCCGTTGCGGGGCAGATTCGCGGCACGGCGAACACCAATGTGATGGTCCATGCGGGCAAGCTCTACGCGATGAAGGAGGACAGTCCCTGCCTCATCATGGACCCCAATTCGCTGGACAGTTTCGGCTATACGGATTTCGGCGGGCGGCTTGAGGCCAAGACCTTCTGCGCCCATCCCAAGATCGATCCGGTCACGGGCAATATGTGTGCCTTCTCCTACATGTCGAAGGGGCCGATGACCTATGACATGAGCTATTTCGAGATCAGCCCCGAAGGGGAGCTGCTGTTCGAGATTCCCTTCGAGAACAAATATCTGTGCATGATGCACGATTTCGGCATCACGCAGGATTATGCCGTGTGGAACGTGATGCCCTGCATCACGAATATGGAACGGCTGGAAAAGCGGATGCCCTATTTCGGGTTTGACCATTCGCTGCCCACCTGGCTGGCCGTTCTTCCCCGCAAGCCGGGGGCGACGGCGAAGGATCTGCGCTGGTTCAAGGCGCCGGCCAATTGCTTCACCGGCCATGTGATGAATGCCTTCAACGATGGCACGAAGGTCTATTTCGATCTGCCCATCGCGGCGAAGAACAGCTTCCCCTTCTTCCCCGACGTTACGGGCGCGCCTTTCGATCCCATCGGCGGCCTGTCCTATCTCACCCGCTGGACAGTGGATTTGTCGAGCAATGGGGAGGAATTCGAGCAGGTCGAGCAGATGACCAGCATTGCCGACGAATTCCCCCGGATCGACGACCGCTATGCCGGGCAGGCCTATCGCCATGGCTGGATGATCGCCTTCGATCCCCATGCCCGCTACGAAGGCCCTCCGGGGCCATTCGTGGGTGCGCTCAACACGCTCTGCCACATCGATCTTTCGACTGGCGATACCAAGAGCTGGTGGCCCGGCCCGACCAGCGGCATTCAGGAGCCCTGCTTTATCCCCAAATCCGCCAATGCGCCGGAAGGGGAGGGCTATATCGTCGCCCTGGTGGACGACCATGTCGCCAATTATTCGGACCTGTGCTTCTTCGATGCGCAGCGGATCGACCAGGGGCCGATTGCCCGTGCGAAGCTGCCGGTGAAGATCAGGCAGGGCCTTCACGGCAACTGGTCCACGGCGAAGCAATTGGGCGTGGCCTGA